The nucleotide sequence CGGGCATGGAACCCATGTGGCAGGAATTATTCTGCAAAAAGCGAAAACTCAAAAAGTAAAGTTTATGATTTTAAAGTACTACGACCCGCTTCAGTCAGGGGATGACAACTTGCTGGCGACGGTAAAAGCCATTCGTTATGCGACGAAAATGAAAGCGGACATTATTAACTATTCAGGTGGTGGCGACTCAAGAAGCCCGCTGGAAGAAGCTGCTATTCGTGACGCTCAAAAACAGGGAATCGTTTTTGTGGCGGCGGCCGGCAATGAAGGGCGCGACACCGACCGCGTCGGCTACTATCCAGCGGGCTACCGGTTGAGCAATATTATTTCTGTCGCCGCCGTCGATTCGCGCAAACGCCTATTGGCAAGCAGTAACTATGGTTCAAAGTCCGTGGACATAGCGGCTCCGGGTAAGAACGTTTTCTCATCCCTCCCCGGAGGCCGTTATGGATTTATGACGGGAACATCTCAGGCGACGGCTTGGGTGAGCGGGCTGGTAGCTTCTTTGCTGGCTCGTTCGGAAAAGTCTCTGCGTCCCGAAGATATCAAAAGATATCTGGAGCAGAGTGCGACGAAAGATCGCATGCTGACGAAGAAAATTCGCACTCAGGCGCGTATTTCCACCCTCGCCTCCTTGCACAGCACGCCTTAGTTTGACGGCTGACAAAACAGAAGATAGGCTTAAATCATGAGATTTCACCTTCGACTTATCTTCTGCTTTGTCATCACGTCTGTCCCCTTTGCTTCGGGGGCTCAAGTTTGTCTTCACGATGACACGACATTTCGCTGTGTGAAGGTTTTAAAGAACTATGATGGTGATACGTTGACCGTGAATATCCCCAATGTCCCCGCCTTGATCGGTAAAAATATTTCGGTGCGAGTTTCTGGTATCGATACACCTGAAGTGAAAACAAAGAACCGCTGCGAAAAAGAAGCCGGGAAGATCGCCCGCAATTTAGTCGCAAACACCTTGAAAAATGCGAAGACGGTTGAGCTTCACAATGTTCAACGCGATAAATATTTTCGCATTCTTGCGGATGTCATGGTGGATGGTCGTTCGCTGAAGGAAATCCTGCTAAAGAACAATCTTGCGTACACCTATGACGGTGGAACAAAGAAACATCCTGATTGGTGCAAAGTTCTGCGTCAGCCCGCCAATCACTGATTCCTTGCATAGCGAAGACGAAACCTTGACTGGTCCGACGGTCCAAGGAAAATGGGCCCATGAGAATCAATGGCGTGCCCCAAAACCTTTACTCTTGGTATCAACAAAACTTAGGCCTGATGAGGGATTCTGACGGTGCTTTTGTCATCCCTACCGAGCGGCTTTTAGAAAATTCGGTGCAAGTCAGCTTCTTTCCTTATGACACAAGTTATATCTCACCTTCCCACACACGATGTCTTTTTAATTTCCAAGTGGACAACCTTGCCGCCCTACTGACTTCTATGGCGGAAAAAGGCGTGCGCATTGATGATCGCATCGAAGAAACAGAACACGGCCTGTTTGCCTGGGTCTATGATCCTGCCGGCAACAAGATTGAACTTTGGGAGCCGGCTCACCACAAAGAAAACCTGATCAATTTGCCAGAAGCCGAATGAGCGGTTTAAGATGGGAGTCATGGAAAACCACACCCCCACAATTCTAGACGAAAAAAAATGGTTTCAGCTTTTCAGCAATAAAGCGCGTGTCTTATATCCACCGACAGACCCAGCCCACGATTATTTGCATATCATGCGTGTCGTGAACACAGCGAAGAATCTTTGTTTGCACGAAAAAGCGGATTGGAATGTGGTTTTACCGGCAGCTTTTTTTCACGACTACATCAACGTACCCAAAGGGGATCCCCGTCGTCCCTATGCCTCTCAGCTTTCAGCGGAAGCGGCCATAGAGTACTTAAAGTCCGTCGGCTATCCAGAGCAGTACTACGAAGCCATTCGCCACGCGATCGAAGCCCATAGCTATAGTGCGAACATCAAAGCGACGACATTAGAGGCTCAGATTGTTCAGGATGCAGATAGGTTGGATAGTTTAGGCGCTATTGGCATTGCCAGATGCTTTGCTACTTCGACCATGATGAGCCGACCGTTTTATGCAGAGGAAGATCCGTGGGCGCAATCCCGCAGCTTAGATGACAAAAGCTACGGTATTGATCACTTCTTTCAAAAGCTTTTCAAATTAGTAGATCACTTGAACACGCCGACGGCAAAAAAAGAAGGCGAACATCGTATCGCCTTCATCAAAACTTACTTGGAACAAATTAAAAGGGAAATTTAGAAGCGAGAGTAAGTTCTACTTCTCACCAATCATGGGAGTGTAGCTGCCTTCAACAAAACCGGCGGCTTGAACGAACTCCTTCATTAATCCAGCAAGCTGCTTCGTTTTTTCAGGTCCCATTTTATGAAGACACTCGATCATCTCTTCTTGAACCGTGCGCGGAACCTGGCGTAGCTTCTCCTCCCCTGCCGGAGTCAAAGACACAACCACACGACGCGAGTCTTCTTTTGAAGTCGTGCGAGACACGAAGCCTTGTTCTTCTAATTTTTTTACTACAACAGAAACAGAACTTTGATGAGTGGTGGTGCGAGAGGCAAGATCGTTGATGGAAAGACCGGGTTCAGCTTGAAGCTTTTTAAGAACAAATATTTGGGCTGCACTCAGTCCCAAATCTTTTTCTGATTGGCTGGAAGCAACCCGCAACGCTTTAAAAATAAAGCGTATACAATCCATGACTTCAGCAACTTCAGAGTGATACGACGACAGCGGTGCATTGTTCATGAGTTCATTTAACGAGACTCATATTTAATAATCAAACTTATTTTATATGCGTACACATATATGACGTTTTGCAAAGTCCGCAAGAACTCACAGAGATGACACTTCAATGACATTCGGAAGTCCCAGCATCGCGGCACCTTTTGCACTCGAAAAATCGATTTTATATGAACGAAGCGCAATTTTCTTTTCACCGAAAAAAACTGTGGAACCGTAGAGTGAATCACCTAGAATTGGAAATCCGTGACGACTTAGATCAAAGCGAAGCTGATGCGAGCGGCCCGTGACCGGGCTTAAATCCCAAGCCAGATGCGCGTTTCCGGACTCGCCCAAAAAAGTGGCGATTGTCAGACTGGGCTTCCCTTGAGGACTTTCGAAAGCTCGACGCTTCCCTCGCAGAAGGCGTGATTTCCACTCAAAGACGTCGCCCGCGTGGATTTCAAAGAACTTTCTGCTGTTCGGAACATTGGCGGGAATATGATCAAATCCTTGTTTGCTGGTCAGCGCGCGATATGTTTTCTGCACTTGTTTTTGCTCA is from Bdellovibrio bacteriovorus and encodes:
- a CDS encoding S8 family peptidase, which codes for MMTTTLPKKLLVLFLFVNLAAQAQADTNALKDRDIVVAIIDTGVDVNHPLIRDHLWVNPNDQKNTIDDDGNGYADDLHGWNFVSNNSDISDNHGHGTHVAGIILQKAKTQKVKFMILKYYDPLQSGDDNLLATVKAIRYATKMKADIINYSGGGDSRSPLEEAAIRDAQKQGIVFVAAAGNEGRDTDRVGYYPAGYRLSNIISVAAVDSRKRLLASSNYGSKSVDIAAPGKNVFSSLPGGRYGFMTGTSQATAWVSGLVASLLARSEKSLRPEDIKRYLEQSATKDRMLTKKIRTQARISTLASLHSTP
- a CDS encoding thermonuclease family protein translates to MRFHLRLIFCFVITSVPFASGAQVCLHDDTTFRCVKVLKNYDGDTLTVNIPNVPALIGKNISVRVSGIDTPEVKTKNRCEKEAGKIARNLVANTLKNAKTVELHNVQRDKYFRILADVMVDGRSLKEILLKNNLAYTYDGGTKKHPDWCKVLRQPANH
- a CDS encoding VOC family protein; amino-acid sequence: MRINGVPQNLYSWYQQNLGLMRDSDGAFVIPTERLLENSVQVSFFPYDTSYISPSHTRCLFNFQVDNLAALLTSMAEKGVRIDDRIEETEHGLFAWVYDPAGNKIELWEPAHHKENLINLPEAE
- a CDS encoding HD domain-containing protein, with the translated sequence MENHTPTILDEKKWFQLFSNKARVLYPPTDPAHDYLHIMRVVNTAKNLCLHEKADWNVVLPAAFFHDYINVPKGDPRRPYASQLSAEAAIEYLKSVGYPEQYYEAIRHAIEAHSYSANIKATTLEAQIVQDADRLDSLGAIGIARCFATSTMMSRPFYAEEDPWAQSRSLDDKSYGIDHFFQKLFKLVDHLNTPTAKKEGEHRIAFIKTYLEQIKREI
- a CDS encoding MarR family winged helix-turn-helix transcriptional regulator yields the protein MNNAPLSSYHSEVAEVMDCIRFIFKALRVASSQSEKDLGLSAAQIFVLKKLQAEPGLSINDLASRTTTHQSSVSVVVKKLEEQGFVSRTTSKEDSRRVVVSLTPAGEEKLRQVPRTVQEEMIECLHKMGPEKTKQLAGLMKEFVQAAGFVEGSYTPMIGEK
- a CDS encoding RluA family pseudouridine synthase, which encodes MIHIVFENENFVVCDKESGVLTTPSRFEEDDERLCLGTALQKKLDKQIFPIHRLDFEVSGLVMYAKNSDAHRKANTWFEQKQVQKTYRALTSKQGFDHIPANVPNSRKFFEIHAGDVFEWKSRLLRGKRRAFESPQGKPSLTIATFLGESGNAHLAWDLSPVTGRSHQLRFDLSRHGFPILGDSLYGSTVFFGEKKIALRSYKIDFSSAKGAAMLGLPNVIEVSSL